One Pichia kudriavzevii chromosome 3, complete sequence genomic window carries:
- a CDS encoding uncharacterized protein (PKUD0C02940; similar to Saccharomyces cerevisiae YFR029W (PTR3); ancestral locus Anc_1.348) encodes MVTAQDIAHHLQLLTSIPVDVDISTSEQIIKYGPANDAVILSCGCIVSAKLAHKLESSPKNTPKCPICYSSNITVLAKCSKLRDLNTYLVKLTDELSNENSISSLQDHQKDTSYIPHKPTKNIDLANTDSTDMRSMFSNINIDSSSCVLPLEKQPASLITHEARSDSANLTFLTAFHEALIEADSSSVDSTVTAKPSPLNAKDSFNVHDFNHSPKNSPSHSPKSLSLISCAGSPHKQRPRHSFSQNTSNLTRMLTTNSQATTKQQYTSKPSINKEFIYSKNFPFFRRVHTFNIHNSNFFLKNKLYVQTHLSADLTKLVLLSEKKWEVYSIDTEKPEVPPKLLCCGKSDASYGSDFDHLKKMNKEQILSNSNISNNKKNALELLDNWEHLNCQITKNLLIISGTRGFLRVIDINHKGKCIFTYQCNFPIRCLDISPNEDLIALGITGKDKYTQVEQAVIILLKLVPKTSKTPLQICTYPFSLPHRDPIGKLKFSSDSIMLAVSTVLESRFLIINLTHPSRPTLVMKSQRRLDTSLDSEGITDMAFFPDNRLMTICSLSHNSEPIIIDTNIASISGPDGIAKPKLLMKIDEVGSTIHKCCVSPRGDSVAYINRSGNVYIMTAPRMDDNDNRRVVSVFEVSNATRVKEAASLKFDPDGYKLYTLDRKGVLTIADFTAGTVEDHTVTRSKIVS; translated from the coding sequence ATGGTGACAGCCCAAGATATTGCACATCATCTTCAGCTCTTGACTTCAATTCCGGTAGATGTGGATATATCCACAAGTGAACAAATAATCAAGTATGGACCAGCCAACGATGCTGTTATTTTATCGTGTGGGTGTATAGTATCAGCTAAGCTTGCTCACAAATTAGAAAGTTCGCCAAAAAATACTCCTAAATGCCCAATATGTTATTCTTCCAATATCACCGTTCTTGCTAAATGTAGCAAATTAAGAGATCTTAATACTTATTTAGTGAAATTGACAGATGAATTGAGCAACGAGAATTCGATTTCATCACTACAAGACCACCAGAAGGACACCTCATATATCCCTCATAAACCAACCAAAAATATAGATTTGGCTAACACTGATAGCACTGACATGAGATCAATGTTTTCCAATATAAATATTGATAGCAGCAGTTGTGTGTTGCCGCTGGAAAAGCAGCCCGCCTCCTTAATTACTCATGAAGCAAGGTCTGATTCTGCCAACCTAACTTTTTTAACGGCGTTTCATGAAGCACTTATTGAAGCCGACAGCTCTTCTGTTGACTCTACTGTAACCGCAAAACCATCTCCGTTAAACGCCAAGGATTCATTCAATGTGCATGATTTCAATCACTCACCGAAAAATAGTCCTTCCCATTCTCCAAAGTCATTATCATTAATCTCATGTGCTGGTTCCCCACATAAGCAACGACCTCGGCATTCATTCTCACAGAACACGTCCAATTTAACCAGAATGCTAACTACAAATTCACAGGCTACAACAAAACAGCAATACACATCAAAACCATCAATTAATAAAGAGTTTATATATTCCAAAAACTTTCCCTTTTTTAGGAGAGTGCATACATTTAATATACATAATagcaatttttttttgaagaacaaactATATGTTCAAACACATTTATCTGCAGACCTAACAAAGCTAGTCTTATtgagtgaaaaaaaatgggagGTATATTCCATAGACACAGAGAAGCCTGAAGTCCCACCCAAGTTGTTGTGCTGCGGGAAATCAGATGCGTCGTATGGTTCGGACTTCgatcatttgaagaaaatgaacaaaGAACAGATATTATCTAACTCCAATATttccaacaacaagaaaaatgcATTGGAATTACTTGATAATTGGGAACATCTTAATTGTCAAATAACTAAAAATTTACTAATAATTTCAGGAACCAGGGGTTTTTTGAGAGTCATTGACATTAACCATAAGGGGAAATGTATTTTTACTTACCAATGCAATTTCCCTATAAGATGCCTAGACATTTCACCTAACGAAGATTTAATTGCATTAGGAATCACAGGTAAGGACAAGTACACCCAAGTAGAACAGGCAGTTATCATTCTCTTGAAACTTGTTCCCAAAACTTCGAAAACACCTCTTCAAATATGCACATATCCCTTCTCTCTACCTCACCGAGATCCCATTGGGAAACTAAAATTCTCTTCAGATTCAATAATGTTGGCTGTTTCAACAGTATTAGAGTCAAGATTCTTGATTATCAATCTAACGCATCCTTCAAGGCCTACTTTAGTCATGAAGTCCCAGCGAAGGTTGGACACTTCTTTAGATAGTGAAGGCATAACTGATATGGCATTTTTCCCTGATAACAGATTGATGACTATATGTTCTCTGTCTCATAATTCTGAACCTATTATCATAGATACTAATATTGCCTCAATTTCAGGTCCCGACGGTATTGCTAAACCTAAGTTGCTCATGAAGATAGATGAGGTGGGTTCAACCATTCATAAATGTTGCGTTTCTCCAAGAGGCGATAGTGTGGCATATATTAATAGGAGCGGTAATGTTTATATCATGACAGCGCCTCGGATGGATGATAATGACAACCGGAGGGTAGTATCTGTATTTGAGGTGTCTAATGCAACTAGGGTGAAAGAAGCAGCATCTTTGAAGTTTGATCCTGATGGCTATAAGCTATACACTTTAGATAGGAAAGGTGTTTTGACAATCGCTGATTTTACCGCTGGGACAGTCGAAGATCACACAGTGACAAGAAGTAAGATAGTGTCCTAA
- a CDS encoding uncharacterized protein (PKUD0C02950; similar to Saccharomyces cerevisiae YEL015W (EDC3); ancestral locus Anc_1.442): protein MYLLGTLLQQDIILSLYYINQTTMSQFYGYTVDITLKDKDETIRGIIEKIGDKEITLRNPVNVKKDGSYAKVDSSQLNISSSTIADLDVIELAKNDNKYIKKQMKLLKNKDQSQSRSQSNSEPLQQSESSQSKEKEKRGKSNKKKNTNNRLTSTSTSTSFGDSDSCLSPKNDLDVRYVDVYNEKPSQKKKKSDLMDEFDFAANLQKFDKKSVFEDISNNDHIDESNRLVSINRNDNKKEKYGIDEMVLKKNKHDGWDNNDNFDYSNVINGSNKAKKNTSSDTSQGNDSNISLQSRAVSTASYERKPSLTPSFAQFFSSIYDESPVPTCSTLQISDVFTLCKTKFELTDQILNENAGNNLSDLVVNKIIGGFRIALKNHNEAPLVLLLVGNNKAGSVALTTARHLFNKGMKTMVYLLYNTKISQDELFDEVDDELKRYSKIGGKMTNSIEQLEQYLNNPDGSPLEFIIDGLQGFDTDINDYGEQESAEANKLIHWCNSSKVPVLSLDIPSGLNPSSGTNDSDESLVVNSRFVASIGLPLSSNLNMYKFGYCEKGRVTHYLVDAGIPRRVYTMKGGLRKFDRRWFAESGSVELKVV, encoded by the coding sequence ATGTATCTCTTAGGCACTTTACTCCAACAAGATATCATCTTAAGTTTATACTATATCAACCAAACTACCATGTCTCAATTTTACGGTTACACAGTCGATATTACTTTGAAAGATAAGGATGAAACGATTAGAGgtattattgaaaaaataggagataaagaaattaCCTTGAGGAACCCCGTCAATGTTAAAAAGGATGGTTCTTATGCAAAGGTTGACAGCAGTCAGTTGAATATTTCCAGCTCTACAATTGCTGACCTAGATGTGATTGAGCTTGCtaaaaatgacaataaatatataaaaaaacaaatgaaactattgaaaaataaagaccAATCTCAATCTCGATCTCAATCTAACTCAGAACCCCTCCAGCAATCAGAATCTTCCCAATCtaaagagaaggaaaaaagaggCAAGAGCaataagaagaagaacaCCAACAATAGATTAACCTCTACTAGCACTTCTACCAGCTTTGGGGATTCCGACTCCTGCCTGTCACCTAAAAATGACTTAGATGTCAGATATGTCGATGTTTACAATGAAAAGCCATCgcagaaaaagaaaaagtcaGACCTAATGGATGAATTCGATTTTGCTGCAAATTTGCAGaagtttgataaaaaatcGGTTTTTGAGGATATCTCCAATAATGACCACATTGATGAATCAAACAGGTTAGTCAGTATTAATAGAAATGAcaataaaaaggaaaaatatggtattgatgaaatggttctaaagaagaataaacaTGATGGTTGGGATAATAATGACAACTTTGATTATTCCAATGTTATTAATGGGTCTAACAAAGCTAAGAAAAATACATCATCGGATACTTCACAAGGAAACGATAGTAATATATCACTACAAAGTAGGGCAGTGTCCACCGCATCTTATGAAAGAAAACCATCATTAACACCGTCATTTGCACAGTTTTTCAGTTCCATATATGATGAATCTCCAGTTCCAACATGCTCAACATTGCAGATTTCTGATGTTTTCACCTTATGTAAAACGAAATTTGAATTAACGGATCAGATTTTAAACGAAAATGCTGGTAATAATCTAAGTGATCTTGTTGTGAACAAGATTATTGGTGGTTTTAGAATTGCACTCAAGAATCATAATGAGGCTCCATTGGTTCTACTCTTGGTTGGTAATAACAAGGCAGGTTCGGTTGCGTTAACAACTGCAAGGCATTTGTTTAATAAGGGAATGAAAACGATGGTTTACTTATTATACAATACCAAAATATCGCAGGATGAACtatttgatgaagttgatgacGAGTTGAAAAGGTACAGCAAGATTGGAGGTAAAATGACAAACAGcattgaacaattggaaCAATACCTAAACAATCCGGATGGGTCACCGCTGgaatttattattgatggTCTTCAAGGATTCGATACAGATATCAATGACTACGGTGAGCAGGAAAGTGCGGAGGCGAACAAATTGATCCATTGGTGTAATAGCTCCAAGGTTCCAGTTTTATCGCTTGATATCCCTAGTGGACTAAATCCTTCTTCTGGAACGAATGATAGTGATGAGTCTCTTGTAGTTAACAGTAGATTCGTTGCTTCGATAGGGTTGCCACTGTCATCCAACTTGAATATGTACAAGTTTGGATACTGTGAAAAGGGGAGAGTCACACATTATTTGGTAGATGCAGGCATCCCCCGTCGGGTCTACACCATGAAAGGAGGTTTGAGAAAGTTTGATAGACGTTGGTTTGCAGAAAGTGGGAGTGTTGAGCTAAAGGTTGTATAG
- a CDS encoding uncharacterized protein (PKUD0C02960) has translation MKDQTSNNVTEATNLLTKMLKGGKVTYSIEQLLELKDTAIPKDNLDLPERSFYRFDASVMKKMNNYYNNLNNPTPNKKERSGGRRGQHNLHHHNRILSNEKHSRHYQKTSDENNEEEEEPQPEWMEETDFKVDHDFKLYMKSGTHTADDFEREKQMYLSKNKSNDTNDAIISSNNGTDTKSIDDGKKFSQQFNPELESELRKQLEEPEILGPTEEEYFENLKKKESKLEEEEAKGEIEKLSGLKPKIGFGDHQFSLEMETRKQVDHDFMNTMLMRNTKLNDAIPKSPVGSITSESSVASNGATSSFSLPPSLKRTGSQILPDELKPASSPLLNGDNFTNQGKVQRASSPMVSNNQPTQIDAHMEHMRLQKIQVLQMQRMQQIHQMQRMQQNSTQGTNLPGTKMPINTPPGFISAPPGLNNPAGVMFSPTGLTNPVTGFQGSQGATNVQLPPGLNHPQVSPNVTQFPLGPTAHRVNPIGVTASNLANTTPQGASPMLPPGLGSVSNVQQPHIIQGQFLHSSNTINSGPSSHIPPPNMLPSPFREKFHQLQQALMHFQQNGHPPPPQLLHEMAQFHQILERTFGGNRTVPDPGVSSTNNGPVLNQNV, from the coding sequence ATGAAGGATCAGACTAGCAATAATGTTACTGAGGCAACGAACCTTTTAACGAAAATGTTAAAGGGAGGGAAGGTCACATACAGTATAGAACAATTGCTTGAGCTAAAGGACACTGCAATTCCTAAAGACAATTTAGACTTACCAGAACGCTCTTTTTACCGTTTTGATGCATCTGtcatgaaaaaaatgaataattACTACaacaatttgaacaatccaactccaaacaaaaaggaaagaagCGGAGGGAGAAGAGGTCAGCATAACTTGCATCATCATAATAGGATCTTGTCTAATGAGAAGCATAGTCGTCATTATCAGAAAACCTCagatgaaaacaatgaagaagaggaagagcCCCAACCAGAGTGGATGGAAGAGACGGATTTTAAGGTGGATCATGATTTTAAGTTATACATGAAGTCAGGCACCCATACTgctgatgattttgaaagagaaaagcAGATGTACctttccaaaaataaaagtaatGATACAAATGATGCTataatatcttcaaacaaTGGGACAGATACCAAAAGCATAGACGATGGTAAAAAATTTTCCCAACAGTTTAATCCAGAGCTAGAATCCGAGCTGAGGAAGCAATTGGAGGAGCCTGAGATTTTGGGTCCTACAGAGGAAGAatattttgagaatttgaagaagaaggaaagtAAACtggaagaggaagaagcaaaaggggaaattgaaaagctGAGTGGACTTAAACCAAAGATCGGCTTTGGTGATCATcagttttctttggaaatgGAGACAAGAAAACAAGTGGATCATGACTTTATGAACACCATGTTGATGAGAAATACCAAACTAAATGATGCGATTCCAAAATCCCCAGTTGGATCAATTACATCCGAATCTAGTGTGGCATCCAATGGAGCAACAtcctcattttcattaccTCCAAGCTTAAAACGTACAGGATCACAGATTCTACCTGATGAATTGAAACCAGCTTCATCACCACTTCTGAACGGTGATAATTTTACAAATCAGGGAAAAGTGCAAAGAGCATCTTCCCCTATGGTATCAAACAACCAACCGACGCAAATTGATGCACACATGGAACACATGAGATTGCAAAAGATACAGGTACTGCAGATGCAAAGAATGCAGcagattcatcaaatgcaaagaatGCAGCAAAACTCTACTCAAGGGACAAATCTTCCTGGGACAAAGATGCCAATTAATACTCCTCCTGGTTTTATTAGCGCACCACCAGGTCTGAATAATCCAGCTGGAGTAATGTTTTCACCTACCGGGTTGACCAACCCTGTTACAGGATTTCAAGGCTCCCAAGGAGCCACTAATGTCCAACTTCCACCTGGGCTAAACCATCCACAAGTATCTCCTAATGTTACACAGTTTCCACTAGGACCAACTGCTCACAGGGTCAACCCAATTGGAGTGACTGCCAGTAATCTCGCAAACACAACGCCACAGGGAGCATCTCCGATGCTACCTCCAGGTTTGGGCTCGGTCAGTAATGTACAGCAGCCACATATCATACAAGGACAATTTCTACATTCATCTAATACGATCAATTCAGGTCCTTCTTCCCATATTCCACCACCAAACATGTTACCTTCTCCTTTTAGGGAGAAATTCCACCAGCTTCAACAGGCGTTGATGCATTTCCAACAAAATGGAcatcctcctcctcctcaaCTCTTGCACGAAATGGCGCAGTTTCATCAGATATTGGAGAGAACATTCGGAGGCAATAGGACAGTCCCTGATCCCGGCGTCTCTTCTACTAATAATGGCCCCGTTCTCAACCAGAATGTGTAA
- a CDS encoding uncharacterized protein (PKUD0C02970; similar to Saccharomyces cerevisiae YJL011C (RPC17); ancestral locus Anc_5.160): MKIIQQRDKLLSNFEVYQHICDVQRENQWGFTIPPPEKKRKHKFNPQLLDLEIITRDLGQYLTKIGQGNDVETNSFVQLMLYLNALELEIIEKLMIVNSLPRSLVTLYAIIEECEERFTTEVCEEILQNIERLFPSGVVAEDEEMQDAQEDQIHENPEEEEDEDAFVDDMQLEHESYAKKVQEEKDIDEVDS; encoded by the coding sequence atgaaaatcatACAGCAGCGTGACAAGCTGCTTTCTAACTTTGAAGTATACCAACATATTTGTGATGTTCAAAGGGAAAACCAGTGGGGGTTTACAATTCCTCCACCAGAGAAAAAACGTAAACATAAATTCAACCCCCAGCTTTTAGATCTTGAGATTATAACACGTGATTTGGGACAATACCTAACCAAAATAGGACAAGGGAATGACGTTGAAACTAACTCTTTTGTTCAGCTCATGTTATACTTAAACGCTCTCGAGCTTGaaataattgaaaaattaatgaTTGTAAATTCTCTACCTCGTTCGTTAGTCACTCTTTATGCTATAATCGAAGAATGCGAAGAGAGATTTACAACAGAGGTGTGTGAGGaaattttacaaaacaTAGAGAGACTATTCCCTTCAGGTGTAGTTGCCGAAGACGAAGAAATGCAAGATGCGCAGGAAGATCAAATACACGAAAACCctgaagaggaggaagacGAAGATGCATTTGTTGATGACATGCAACTAGAGCACGAAAGTTATGCAAAGAAGGTACAAGAGGAAAAGGACATTGATGAAGTGGATAGTTGA
- a CDS encoding uncharacterized protein (PKUD0C02980; similar to Saccharomyces cerevisiae YKL135C (APL2); ancestral locus Anc_2.430) — MSKRIETKIRKFFNIPRKGENYEFRSGLVSQYADERKDTIQRVIAAMTVGKDVSALFPDVLKNIATHDIKQKKLVYLYLMNYAKTHPELVILATNTFMRDAEDPNPLIRALAIRTMGCIRVDKMVDYITIPLKKTLRDDNPYVRKTAVICVAKLYELNPQVCQQQGFLDILLELVDDPNQMVVANAVATLIEISNSTKKKFFEIDTAILTKLLNTLNDCSEWGRISILSALLEYNAESVAEVHQIIEKISPQLQHENAAVVLSSIKILIKQLDKLTNSEVKNVLNRLSSPLCSILTSAPEIQYVALKNIRILLEKYPFILDKELRAFFIKYNDPLYLKLEKIEILVRIANESNCMLLLAELREYAMEVDSALVNRAINGIGQIAIKIEKCSKKAVEVLYELFLDRHEYVVEEIVIVIQNILRRYSKEYVSSVITMIADSKLEFLNRSEALSSYMWVLGEYPKEIPHLEAKLDMIVEGFEDFDPIVQSAALASLVKISLIKPTANTPHLLQTILTKATKELENAEVRDKAYLYWRLLSTDDKKLQEEIILNKLPRLESTIETFPPGLLEELLDNLGKLSSVFYKPASTFVTLNSNNKFITSSDLQNMKFEELQQIAKNEIVNKAVRADNLLDFDDDQEIADKGSQNDQDRSDGTVLDELNDLFSGLGTSSTSATNGNNQDLFGILGSTTGTKSEESSATSSGIVNKNATKNNDILDLF; from the coding sequence ATGTCGAAGAGaatagaaacaaagattAGGaagttcttcaacattCCCAGGAAGGGTGAAAACTATGAGTTCAGGTCTGGCTTAGTTTCCCAATATGCAgatgaaagaaaagatacAATTCAACGTGTGATTGCCGCAATGACTGTTGGAAAAGATGTCTCCGCTTTATTTCCTGATGTTCTAAAGAACATAGCAACCCATGATATAAAGCAGAAAAAGCTAGTGTATCTCTATCTCATGAATTATGCGAAAACACACCCAGAATTGGTGATCTTGGCCACCAATACCTTTATGCGTGATGCTGAAGACCCTAATCCATTAATCAGAGCACTAGCAATCAGAACTATGGGATGTATTAGAGTTGACAAGATGGTTGATTACATTACAATCCCACTAAAGAAAACCTTAAGAGACGACAACCCATATGTACGTAAAACTGCAGTGATCTGCGTTGCAAAGCTATATGAATTGAACCCTCAAGTGTGTCAGCAACAGGGATTTTTGGATATATTACTGGAATTAGTTGATGATCCTAACCAAATGGTTGTGGCAAATGCTGTTGCAACGTTAATTGAGATTTCAAATTccacaaagaaaaagttttttgaAATAGACACTGCCATCCTTACAAAGTTACTTAATACTTTGAATGATTGTAGTGAATGGGGAAGAATATCTATTCTTTCTGCTTTACTTGAGTATAATGCAGAATCGGTAGCCGAAGTTCATCAAATAATAGAAAAGATTTCACCTCAGTTACAACATGAAAATGCGGCAGTTGTGTTAAGCTctatcaaaatattgattAAGCAGTTGGATAAATTGACAAATAGCGAAGttaaaaatgttttgaataGATTATCAAGTCCATTGTGTTCTATTTTAACATCGGCTCCGGAAATACAATATGTtgctttgaaaaatattagAATTTTACTAGAAAAGTATCCTTTTATTTTGGATAAGGAGCTACGTGCCTTTTTCATTAAGTATAATGACCCCCTctatttgaaattggagaaaattgaaattttggTGAGAATAGCAAACGAGAGCAACTGTATGTTACTATTAGCAGAATTAAGAGAGTATGCAATGGAAGTTGATTCTGCGTTGGTCAACAGGGCTATTAATGGTATTGGACAAATTGCAATCAAGATTGAAAAGTGCTCAAAGAAAGCTGTTGAAGTGCTATACGAGTTATTCTTGGATAGACATGAGTATGTTGTCGAAGAAATAGTTATCGTCAtacaaaatattttgagaaGATACTCTAAGGAATATGTTTCATCAGTAATTACTATGATAGCTGATTCAAAACTCGAATTTTTGAATAGATCCGAAGCATTGTCTTCCTATATGTGGGTTTTAGGGGAGTACCCAAAAGAGATTCCACATTTGGAAGCCAAGCTTGATATGATTGttgaaggttttgaagattttgatcCAATTGTCCAATCTGCAGCCCTGGCATCACTCGTAAAGATTAGTTTGATAAAGCCAACTGCGAATACCCCCCATTTATTACAAACAATCCTTACCAAAGCCACTAAAGAGCTAGAAAATGCAGAAGTGAGAGATAAAGCATATCTATATTGGAGGCTGCTTTCCACTGATGACAAAAAATtgcaagaagaaatcattcTCAATAAATTGCCACGGCTTGAATCAACAATAGAGACATTTCCACCTGGCTTGCTCGAAGAGCTATTAGATAACTTAGGGAAGTTAAGTTCTGTGTTTTACAAACCTGCCTCAACCTTTGTGACTCTGAACAGTAACAATAAATTCATCACTTCGTCTGACcttcaaaatatgaaaTTTGAAGAGTTACAACAGATTGCCAAGAATGAGATAGTCAACAAAGCCGTGAGAGCGGACAATTTACTTGATTTCGACGACGATCAAGAAATTGCTGATAAAGGATCTCAAAATGACCAAGACAGATCAGATGGTACTGTTTTGGATGAATTAAACGACTTATTCTCGGGTTTAGGGACGAGCTCCACTAGTGCCACAAATGGAAACAACCAAGATTTATTTGGGATCCTTGGTTCAACCACGGGTACAAAGTCAGAGGAGTCATCTGCTACTTCTTCAGGTATAGTTAATAAGAATGCCAccaaaaataatgatattCTAGACCTGTTTTAG
- a CDS encoding uncharacterized protein (PKUD0C02990; similar to Saccharomyces cerevisiae YKL132C (RMA1) and YMR113W (FOL3); ancestral locus Anc_2.435), which produces MPLDLQLHRVQKLLKLLKNPHYKPQFIHVAGTNGKGSVCSYISHILEEAGIANGRFNSPHLITARDSIQINNNPVSLPVYEKFRNLILETNDRYDVGCTEFELLTCTAFQIFAEFNIPIAIMEVGVGGRLDATNVIPADRTLVVGITKVALDHQNLLGNTLAEIAFQKVGIFKEKVPAIIDGSNETTVIDIAKKEAANVLAPLVIATRKDCWIQPTLLGDYQYDNLAVALKMIDQIKDQKITRESVKKGIEKTVWPGRLQEYNFPIQHLLHETSEPTFPMLLDGAHNTQAAFELGKYLEYIRPENGFVFIIAVTKGKDLSTLFKHIITKNDDIVFTQFHDDIEGMPWIESSPVEFLEKQINDQKIPHATVHTIPNIEDSLKEAFRISRQTAKRVVVCGSLYLVADVLRI; this is translated from the coding sequence ATGCCGTTAGATTTACAACTACATAGAGTTCAAAAGCTGTTAAAGCTCCTGAAGAACCCACATTATAAACCTCAATTTATTCATGTCGCCGGTACAAATGGAAAAGGGTCAGTGTGTTCATATATATCTCATATCCTCGAAGAAGCTGGAATTGCCAATGGGAGATTCAATTCCCCACATTTGATCACGGCTAGGGACTCTATTCAGATTAATAATAACCCAGTATCATTGCCTGTATATGAAAAGTTCCGAAATTTGATACTGGAAACAAATGATAGGTATGATGTGGGGTGTACAGAGTTCGAACTACTGACATGTACAGCATTCCAGATATTTGCAGAGTTTAATATTCCAATTGCTATAATGGAAGTTGGAGTTGGGGGGAGATTGGATGCAACAAATGTAATTCCAGCGGATAGAACCTTAGTAGTCGGTATCACCAAAGTTGCACTTGATCATCAAAATTTATTAGGCAACACATTAGCCGAAATCGCCTTTCAAAAGGTAgggattttcaaagaaaaagtcCCAGCTATTATTGACGGATCAAACGAAACAACAGTTATAGACATCGCTAAGAAAGAAGCAGCAAACGTTTTGGCTCCCTTGGTTATTGCTACTAGAAAAGATTGCTGGATTCAGCCTACCTTGCTAGGTGATTATCAGTATGATAATTTGGCAGTAGCCCTAAAAATGATAGACCAGATCAAAgaccaaaaaataacaagaGAATCTGTTAAAAAAGGAATTGAGAAAACGGTATGGCCCGGAAGACTACAAGAGTATAATTTTCCTATCCAACACCTCTTACATGAAACAAGTGAACCCACGTTTCCTATGTTACTTGACGGTGCACATAATACACAAGCTGCATTTGAACTCGGCAAATACCTAGAATATATAAGACCTGAAAATGGCTTTGTATTTATCATAGCTGTTACCAAGGGCAAAGATTTATCAACACTATTCAAACATATTATTacaaaaaatgatgatattgtaTTTACTCAATTCcatgatgatattgaaggTATGCCATGGATTGAATCATCTCCAGTTGAGTTTTTGGAAAAGCAAATCAATGATCAAAAAATTCCCCATGCAACCGTACATACTATTCCTAATATCGAGgattctttgaaagaagCCTTTCGAATATCTAGACAAACTGCTAAACGTGTCGTTGTTTGCGGTAGTTTGTATCTCGTTGCAGATGTCCTTAGAATTTGA